Part of the Candidatus Brocadia sinica JPN1 genome, TGAAGTCGAAAAATTTGAGTCAAAGGCCAGAAACTGTCCCTTTAATGGTTGGAAATTAAAGGGACAGGTCGTAACCACTATTGTTGGTGGAAAGGTAATCGTTGAAAATTGCCAAATGGTATGTTAATCATCATCGATGGCTATAACTTTATATTTACAGTACCAGCTCTCGAAAAGCACGTTGGAGTAAACCAAATTGAACACGTACGGGACTATATAATATCCCTGTTTGTAAAATATAAAGAAAAAAACATTACGATGTCATTGTGGTGTTTGATGGTAATTATACTCAGGCCGCTTTACCAAAAAAACAAACCTGTTCTGGTATCACCGTAATTTATTCAAAATCAGGTATAAATGCGGACACAGAAATCAAAAACATCACAAACCTTTGTCAAAACCCAGGAGATGTTTCCATTGTAACCTATGACAACGATATAAAACGGCACGTCAGAAAATGCGGTTGTCATATTATTGAACCAAAGGCAATGTACAAAGAAATCCTGGAGATTCTGAATAAAGATAAAAAAAATACCTCTGATGAGCCAGAGAGTAAACGGGAAGGCCCTTCGGAAGACGATGCAAAATACTGGAAAGACATTTTCAAAAATCTTCCCAACGAAGAGGTAAAACCTTCCGTAATAAAAACAGAACTACCAAGGACGAAGGCAAAAAAGAAACTGCCGCATACTGTGGATGACCCGATCTACAAATACCTGGGACCCGCTGCCGATGAGACACAATACTGGCTCCGTATCTTTCAAGAAACTGAAAAGAATGAACATCAAGATTAGAGTACCTTGGATTTTTAAATGTCTGTTAACACTTGCATATGCCTATCTTATCTTTGCCGCATCTTCGGAGGACACCTCTTCTATCAACCTTCCACCTTACACAGATAAGCTTATTCATTTTATGTTGTTTGGTTTCTTATGCCTCATGATCTGCTGGTCGCTTTCTTCCGTCACAGTAGGAAGCAAGTGGATATATAAGATTATTCTCGCAATTAGCATCACTTCCCTCTACGGAGCGTCGGATGAGTTCCACCAATTTTTCACACCGAACCGTTCAGTAGATATCCTTGACTGGTTAGCAGATACGGCTGGTGCAGCGACTGCCGGTTTCTTATGGCATATAGTAACTTCCAAACGACAAATAAAGAAGAAATTCCTTGCAATGGAAAAAACTCCTATTACTGATGTAGGGGGAAATTAAATCCCCAAATTCTGCAACCGACTTAAAAAATATGAATCAGAAATATAGTCAAAGAAATGTATTTTTCGGTCTTTATTCCGCTCCAACAAACTCATTTTTAAAAAGTTCTGACTGTAGTCAAATTGTAGTCAACCACAGCGTAATTCTACGGAATTAATCGGAATTGACAGGAAAACTTGAAATCTATAACACGTTACAATACAATTAGTTGCGGTCATAACAAACACAGTACCAGCCAGTTATGAAAAATACAAAAAACACTATGTTCTTGAATATTGATGAAAATGTTGTAGAATTCACCGTAAGTTCTTTATAACATTGGAATTTACAGTATTCTAGAGGGATATTCTTCCATGAGAACGGTAATTACCGGTGGCGCTGGGTTTATTGGTTCGCATCTGTGTGATTATTTAATTGAGAAGGGACATCAGGTTATCTGTATCGACAGCTTGCTGACGGGCAAGGTGGAGAATATAGTCCACTTGATGGGAAATAGCCAATTCCGTTTTATAAAACACAATGTAAGCGATTACATTTATGTAGATGGACAGGTGGATAATGTGCTGCATTTTGCTTCACCAGCCAGTCCCTTTGACTACCTGGAATTCCCTATACAAACCTTAAAGGTTGGTTCCCTGGGTACCTTAAACAGCCTGGGGTTGGCCAAGACAAAGAAGGCAAAATTCCTGTTGGCATCTACCTCGGAAGTGTATGGAGACCCGCAAATCCATCCTCAACGGGAAGATTATTGGGGTCATGTGAACCCTGTTGGCCCGAGGGGGGTCTATGACGAGGCAAAACGATTTGCGGAAGCAATGACTATGGCATATCATCGATACCATCACATGGATACCAGAATCGTGAGAATATTCAATACCTACGGACCCCGGATGCGGGTAAAAGACGGCCGTGCGCTCCCGAATTTTATATGCCAGGCGCTCAGGGGTGAGGATATTACGGTGTTCGGGAACGGTTTGCAGACGAGGAGCTTCTGCTACGTCTCCGATCTTGTCGAAGGTATCTATCGGTTACTTCTTTCAAATGAGTATGATCCTGTAAATATTGGTAATCCTGAGGAGATAACCATTCACCAGTTGGCAAAGGAGATACTTGCCCTAACCGGAAGCAAAAGCAGGATTATATTCAAAACCCTTCCGGTTGATGACCCCAAGATTCGGCAGCCCGACATTTCCAGGGCAAAGAAGGTTTTAGGCTGGGAACCAAAGATTGTTCGTGAAGAAGGTCTGCGTAAGACGCTTCGATATTTTAAAGATACGTTATCTTCTTTTGAAAAAAATCGATGAAAAAAGTGATTGGCATTTTCGGTAGCCCGCGTCCCCATGGTAACTCAGACATATTGCTCGATCAAGCCATGAAGGGATCTATGGCATGTAATACCGAAGTCCAGAAGATCATTGTTCGTGATTTACAGATTGCCCCATGTAATTCTTGCGGCGGCTGTTTTGAAAAAGGTGTGTGTGTTATCAATGATGATATGCAAAAAATTTATTCCCAGCTCGTGGATGCTGACGCTATTATTGTTGCCACTCCCATTTACTTTATGAGTGTAAGTGCTCAACTGAAGGCGCTTATCGACCGTTGCCAGGCCTTTTGGGCCCGGAAATATATTTTAAACTTACCCATCAGGGAAGATGGAAGATTTGCAAGGGGTTTTTTTATCGCAACTGCGGCGCGCGATGCCAAAGAAGGGTTGTTCATCGGTGCTATAAAAACAATAAAGTCTTTTTTCCATGTATTAGACACGAAATATGCGGGAGACATATTGTGTGCCGGATTGGAAGAGAAAGGCTCCGTAAATAAGAGGCAGGAGCTATTACAACAGGCATTTGATGCAGGCAGACAGTTGTTGAAACTGTAAGGAGCAGCATGTATGAAAAAAGGACAGATTATCGAAAGGGGTGAAGAACGTCAACGCCGTTGTCCGGGTGAGTCGTATACCATTAGCGATTCCGTATGTAAGGGCAGACAGAGGGTGAATTACCCGAAATGCAATGTATGTCTGGAGAAGGTCGAACCAGCGATTTTTAACCAGTCACATGCTGAGTCTAAACTTTCTATGAATATCTTTAAAAGTTACGATATCCGTGGGAAATATCCATCAGAGATTAATGATCAGACGGCACACAAGATCGGAACGGCCCTCTGCCAGTTTTTTAAGGAAGAAAATCCGGACGTGAAAAACATTGTTGTAGGCAGGGATATGAGGCCATCTTCGAAACCACTTGCCAATGCCTTGATCGATGGCTTATGCACAGCGGGGCTGAATGTTGTTAATGTGGGCGTCGTTTCAACGGAGATGACCTATTTCGCTGTGGGACATTACAAGTACGACGGAAGTGTCATGGTTACCGCCTCTCATAATCCCGCCGGGTATAACGGATTAAAAATATGCAGGAAACAGGCCATTCCACTCAGTTACGAGACGGGGATAGAGCGGATTGCAAAACTGACAAAGCAGTATCATCCCTTACGCGGGGAGCAACTTGGCAAGGTCATTCAGGGCGATATCTTTGGAGATTATAAGAAGCATGTCTTAAAATTTGCCAGCAACCTCAGACACCTCCGTATAGTAATCGATGCGGGAAATGGGATGGCAGGCAAAACGGTTCCCGTTGTTTGTGGAGGGCTTCCCATCGAAATTATTCCATTGTATTTTGAACTGGACGGAAATTTCCCCAATCACGAAGCCAATCCATTAAAGCCTGAAAATCTTGTTGATTTGCAAAAGAAGGTGCGCGAGACACGGGCCCATCTGGGGGTTGCATTCGACGGAGATGCCGACCGGTGTGTCTTTATCGATGAGATGGGACGGACAGTTGGATGCGATATCATTACGGCGTTGATTGCAAGGCAATTTCTTGAACGGGAAAAAGGGGCAACGATTTTGTATGACCTCCGATCGAGTTGGGTCGTTCCCGAAGAGATAAAGGCTGCAGGTGGTGTCCCTTATCGTGAGCGGGTTGGTCATGCCTATATGAAGGCTACACTGCGGGAAAAGAAGGCAGTTTTTGGAGGTGAACTCTCGGGGCATTACTATTTCAGGGATAATTACTACTCGGATTCTGGGATGATCGCTTTTCTCATGGTTTTGGACATCTTGAGTTCAAAACGCATTCCATTTTCAAACATCGTGGCGCCACTGAAGAGGTACTATTCTACCGGTGAAATAAATTTTGAGGTAGACGATAAGGATGCGAAGATTGCGGAAATTACCAATAAATTTTCCAACGGAAAGGTAGACCATCTGGACGGAATTACCGTAGAATACCATGACTGGTGGTTTAACGTGAGAAAATCCAATACCGAACCCCTGCTCCGTTTAAATCTGGAGGGAAGAACACATGAAATTATGGAGAAGGGGAAAAGGCTGTTAATCAACATTATTCAAGGGAAATCCTTCTAGAATGATTATTTATGTTTCCTTTTATCAACACAATGTATAAATATACGCGAATTGGCTTACTTACCGGCATGGTATCTTCGCTTGTTTTCACAGCCAACATAAGGCATGCCCTTTGGGCTAATGTGTCAACAGGCGGAGAAGTCCTCGATATCAAATTCAGTAATGGCCAATTATCGGTAAAGATAAAAAATTCTCCTTTGGAAAAGGTCTTAAAAGAAATCATGTCACAGAGTGGCGCCAGAATATGGCTCAACGATTCAATTGACGGGATTGTTACCGTAGAATTCCAAAACATACCTATCGGAGAAGGGGTGCGCCGGATCCTGAAAGATAAGAATTATGCCTTTGCCTATGCCCTCCACGAGGTGAAAGAAGGGAAACTTTCTATTGTTCGTGCTAGTAAGTCCAAAGAAATTTTTACAAAAGTAAAGAACGAGCCTCCGAAAAAAGCCACTCCCAAGCCAGGGATGCCAGTTGCCAAAAAAGAAAAACCAAAAAAGGAAAAACCCTCCTTTGAATCCTTAGTAAAAGATGCCCTGGAAAATGAAGATCCTGGGAAGAGAGAAGATGCAATTACCGCTCTGGGGGAAAGCAAAGATCCAAGGGCAATAGAAATTATCTCAAAGGCGCTGACGAATGACCCCACCGAAGACGTGCGATTAAGCGCTATTGATGCCTTACTGGATATGGGCGACAAAAGCATTGTCGACCCCCTTTCTATAGCACTCAAAGATCGGGACCCATGGGTGCGTGAAAGTGCCGTAGAAGCATTAGGAGAAGTGGGTGGAGAGGCTGCTATCGAATTTATAAAGAGCGCCCTCAATGATGAAGACGGTTCTGTGCGGGAGCTGGCGCAGGAAACATTAGAAGAACTTAATACCGGAAAATAAAAGTTTTTTACTTTTGTGTTGACATTTTCTCAAAAAACGTTTTAAATAACAAACGTTTAAAAAAATAAACGTTTATTCTTGTAAACACAATCTCTCACATCACCCAATTGAGAGACCCCGTTCCTCCCGTAGCGAACGAAACTGCGGGAGGAATATCTAGAAAGTCGCAAATCGAATATTTGCTTACTGACTTCCCATTCATACGCAAGCTCTTCATGGAAAATAAGTTGTTTCAAAAAGAAAGCGTGTTGATTCATTCCCTCTACGTACTAAGATTCGTGGAATTTACTCAGGATTACAGAGGAACTCAAGGGATTTGCGCCTGATTTTGAGTAATTAACGCTTTATGTCTAACCAGGAAGAAATCACCCAATATAACATCCTCCAATCAATTGAAAATGGAGAGCAGATCTCCCAGCGCCAGCTTTCTTTGCAGTTGGGCATTAATGTAGCTTCCATAAATTTTGCTTTAAAAAAACTCACGAAGAGGGGTTTGGTGAAAATGCTGGGTGTAAACCCCAGAAGGATCCGGTACATTCTGACTCCCAAAGGGATTGCTGAAAAAACACAGCTTGCCTATAAATTTTTTGACAGGAATTTTCATTTCTATAAGGCTGTGAGAAAAAATGTTGAAAATAAGATTGATAGCATCTCCTTTCAGGATAAAGACTCCGTTGCCATTTATGGTGTCACAGACCTCATGGAGATGGCCTACCTCGTTATCCAGGATAAAGAAATAGACCTTGTTGCGATTGTTGATAATGAAAAAAAAATCAGGATATTTGGCTATCAGGTGGTAGGAATCGAAGAAATACACAAGCACTCCCCCCGATTCCTCTTAATAACGAAAGAATTGGACGTTCATTTAGCAAAACTCATACCTGACTCTGTAGAAATTGTCGATATCAGAATTTAGCAAAAATTTAAAAAATTGAGAATAAAAAGTATGTTTTATAGTTTCAGTGTCTCCGTGCTGCGGTGGTCTATTATTTCCAGGAATCTCAGGTTCTTTATCTTTGTCATCTGTACAATCTGTGGTTTCAATTTTTTCTCCTTCAGCATTTTCGCCATGGGTGAGGTTTCAAAATTCACCTTCGCCCAATTGGAATATTCCGGAGGAAACTGGAATCCCAGACCCAATGCAGGAAAACGCCTGATGTGGGAGCTTATCAAACGAACCAGCGCTGAGGCACGTATCGACACCGTAATCCTTCATGCAGACGATATCAATATCTTTGAATACCCCTTTCTGTACATGTCAGGTGATCAGGAATTCCCACCGCTCAGTGAGAAAGAGATTAGCAATTTAAAGTTATACCTGGAATTTGGGGGAACGCTTTTAATTGACGACTGCATCGGAAAGAGCGATTTTGGGTTTGATATATCTGTCCGGCGGGAGATTAAACGGCTATTTCCCCATAAATCCCTGGAAAAGCTGCCTGCTGATCATACCATTTTCAAATCTTTTTATTTGCTGAATCAGGCTTATGGCAGAATTATGGAAAAAACTTACTTGGAAGGCATAACGATAGAAAACCGAGCGGCTATCATCTATTCCCAGAACGACCTTGGTGGCGCTTGGGCAAAAGATCCGCTGGGAAGCTGGGAATATGAAGTAATTCCTGGCGGTGAGACGCAAAGGGCTATGGCTTTCCGTCTTGGTATCAATATTATCATGTACGCCCTGACAGGTAACTATAAACAAGATCAGGTACATCTGCCTTTTATCTTAAAAAGGCAGATGTAATATCCAAAACGGGCAAGCCAGAACCAAACAGGCCTAATACATGACAAAATTACCGTTCACATCGCAAAATATCAAATTTCAACTCTTCAAAATTCCAAGCATCTTACCTATTACAGTCGTGCGCATTTTTTCCTGAAGTTCAGATTATTAAACAGTTACCTTTTGCCTTGTTTTTTTTGGAGATCCGGATTCAATTCCTATTTCTTCGTCGGTAAGGTAACAGGCAGGATCATGTTCCCACATATCACCATAGTATGCCTCTGCCCTGGCCCTGAAATTTCCACTGCAGATATTAAGCCATCTGCATTTAGCGCAACGCCCTTTGATATATGGGTTTTTGTTCTTCAGTTTAGCCATTAACTCATTGGAAGTGTCCTCCCATATCACGCTAAACTTCCTTTTCCTGACATTTCCGAAGGAGTATTGCCTCCAGAATTGATCAGCGTGTACCTCTCCATCCCAGCTAATACAGGCAAGTCCCTTACCGGAGCTATTCCCTTCATTCATCTGGAGGAGCTCATAGACCTCTTTTGCCCTTTTGGGGTTTTCTTTTAATAGTCGTAAATACACGTACGGACCGTCGGCATGATTATCTACGGTGAGCACCTCTATTTTTCTGCCTTTGTCATGCGCCTCTTTGGTCTTATTGATAATAAGATCGACAACCTCACGGGTTTCTTTGTGAGAAAGGTCTTCCTCGATCAGATTGGATCCTCTCCCTGAATAGACCAGGTGATAGAAACAGACCCTTGGAATATTTTCTTTTTCAATCAATTGAAATATACCAGGGATATCATGTGCGTTCCTCTTATTAATCGTAAAACGTAAACCCACTTTAATGCCCACCGACATGCAATTTCGAATACCTTCCAATGCAGCGTCAAATGCGCCTGGAATACCACGGAAACGGTCATTCGTCTCTTTAAGACCGTCCAGACTGATCCCCACGTAGGAGAGCCCGAATTTTTTCAATTCATTTGCCTTTTCTCTGGTAATTAAAGTGCCATTCGTACTAATGACCGCCCGCAAACCCTTCTCTTTGGCATAGCCAATTAACTCAAGGAGGTCTGCCCGCATAAGGGGTTCTCCTCCAGAAAACAGAATCACAGGAGCCCCATAATCTGCAAGGTCATCTAACATTGCCTTTGCCTCATCCGTAGTCAATTCATTGGGATATTCAATATCCTTTGATTGAGAATAGCAATGAATGCATTTCAAGTTGCAGCGTTGCCCGACGTTCCATACTACAACAGGTTTTTTATCATGAGAAAATTGTAACAGATGGGATGGCAGTTTCCTGGATTCTCTCCCATAACGTAATGCATCTGACGGTTCTACGGTGCCACAGTATAATTTTGATATACCAATCATGTTACTCCATCTCCTGCACAGGGTATATGTGCCAAAGTAACACATGGTTACTCACCACATGTACGATTATAATGAACGGTGTAAATGCGTTAGCATAGTGCCACAGATAAAATTATGTTAATAATTATAACTGAAAATGATTATTAAGTAAAAAAGATTTTGTGACTCCAAAAACTCATTGCCCTATTGCATAGAGTTTCCAATCTACACAACCAACATAGAGCGTATTTTTGGGATCAATCGCAGGGGAAGAAAGTAATGGGTCACCAATTGTTGCAATCCACTTGAGAGTACCGTCACTATTCATGGCATATAACTTACCATCCCATGAGCCGACATAAATAACGCCATTCGCATCGATAACAGGTGTGGCCGTAATAGAATTTCCGGTTTTGAATTCCCACTTCACAGTACCATCTCTTTTTACAGCAAATAAGCTACCAGCCTGGGTACCAATATAGGCTACTCCATCAGCGTCTACAGATGGAGAAGAATGTGTTCGGCTGCCTAAGTCAAACCCCCACTTTAGCGTCCCATCTAAATTTACAGCATATAATTTCCCATTCATATCCGCGACATAAACAACATCATCAGTTATAGCAGGCGTAGAATCTATTTTACCTTCGGTTTCAAGACTCCACTTCAAAGTTCCATCCTGGTTTATGGCATGCAAATGTTTATCCCAGGAACCGATATAAATGGTATTATCGCGACCTACGGCAGGAGAAGAAATCATAATAGGCGCCCCGGTTTTATAGCTCCACAAGAGTTTTCCGTTTGCGCCTAAGGCATAGAGTTTCCCGTCATAGGAACCGACATACACCGTGCCTTTATCGTCAACAGCAGGAGACGAATGTATCGCCCCGGCAGCCTGGAACTTCCATTTCATCTTTCCATCAGGATTGATCACATAGAGCCTTCCGCTAACTGTACCAAAACAAACAACACCATCCAGGCCAATTGCCGGAGAACCAAATATCTCATCACCGCTCTTAAATGCCCATAACACCTTTCCCTTTGGAGTCATGGATAACAAACTGCCATCAGTGCTTCCTGCGTAAACAACTCCATCGGCATCCACCACAGGGGACGACCATATTTCACCAGAGCTGGAAATACTCCATTTTACATTGTTATTGGAAGGCCCTGCAAAAGGCACACAACCAGTCCTCTGCAAATTATATTTATACATGGGAAACGTGTCAGCTGTGCCCTGAGCATGAATAGAAGAAATCCGTGACGTGCTATAGAGCAAAAGAATATTCATCACCACAATGAGGGTTACAATACACGGGAAAACTCTTTTCATTTTCATTAATTTGCTCCTTCCAAAGCGTTAAAGATCTGGAATAACCAGTTCTTGCCCAATTTTCAAAGATTTTTGGTCCTTCAGGGTCTTTCTGTTGGCGTCAAATATTTTATTCCACTTTGAGCCGTCGCTGTAATACTTTGTGGCTAACGTATACAGCGAATCACCCTGCTGAATTATGTGTTTCCTAACGGTTGGTTTTGCATCTTCCACTTCGATTACCTGGGAAAGAGTCGGCGTAGTTATCTCTGTCTTTATTTCTGCCTTTGTTTTTTGTATCGCGGTCTTTTCTGCGGGTATAACAAGTTCTGTTCCAATCCTAAGGCTGTTGCGATCCTGAATTTTATCCTGATTTGCATTGAAAATCAGCAACCACTTGGACTCATCCCCATAGTATTTTCTTGCTATTTTACGAAGGCTGTCACTATATTGCACCTTATGCATCTTGAATTTAGAGATAGTCTTTCCATCGCCAGCGGGAACGTCTTTCCAATCTTCCTGATCTGAGACTGCTTCTGCTTTTGTATCATTTGCGGCTACATTTACGGGTTCTTTTTCCTTTGCCTTCTTCCATTCCCCCTCGACGATATTGTCTTCTTTTTCCGCCGTTTGCTCATCGATTTTCATTGTATTCGTAACGACGGATGCCTTTTGTTCTGTCCTTTCATCCGTACCTTGCAAGGAGGTCGTAGTCTCCTGAAGAGATTCCCGGGATGCGCTTTGTAGTTCTGGTGATAATTCGCTTATGTCCAATGCGCCAATTTGTGCTTCTTCCTCTGCTTCTGGAATAGGAATAGACGGTTCTTTCACACTCGTTCTTGTGCTCAGAAAGACGCCAATAATTGCCAGAATAATCACTCCTAAAGTTACGCCAACTTGCACATCTCTTTTCATCGTTTTTTATTCCTTTCGAAGGTTTTAAAGGAACGAAGAACCCAATAGAACACTTCCGATATTTTCGTGTTTTTATGAATCAATATTTATATGTATTTCCGCAAAAAATCCTACTCATACCCAATAGTTATTTACATAATGGGAATTGAACGATTGTTATCCTTCAAGTGTTTTTTATTTTGTCTCCTTTCCCTGAGTTGGATAATTTTGTCTTGGCGATACTTGACTTGTGGCAGAAAGGCCTTTCCAGTTAAGCAACATTGGACATGCAATGAATAAGGTAGAATAGGTACCCACAATAATTCCTACTAGCATAACAAATGCAAATCCATGAACCTCAGCCCCACCCAGGAAAAATAAGGCACACAATACTCCAATAGTCGTGACGCCTGTCAAGAGGGTACGGCTCAGGGTCTGGTTAATGCTATCGTTAACCAGCTGCGGAGTCAATATCTTGCCCCGTCCTCCCATATTTTCCCTAATCCTGTCAAATACCACAATCGTATCATTCAGAGAATAACCCACTACGGTAAGAAATGCTGCTACCATGGCGCTGTCAATCTTCATATTCCCAAATAAGTAGTCAGCAACAGCCACGGCACCAAGGGTAATCAGAATATCGTGAATAACGGCAATAATTGCAGCGGACCCAAATTTAAAGTCACCAAAGCGAAACCACACATAAAATATTGTTGCAATGCAGGAAAAGATTACCGCCAGGATAGCACGACCCTTCATTTCACCTGCGACAGTAGCGCCGATACTCACAATCCTTTTTAGTGGCTGAGGTATTTCAAATGCACTTTTTATAGTCTTTTCCACGGTTTCTGCGTTTTGGGAGCCAAGAACAATCTTGACAGTTTGATATTCACGTCCTTCTTCCAAACCTTGTTCAAGAATATTGGGGTATCCTGCCGCGGTCAGCACCTCTTCAATAACCTCTTTTTTCAAGGGTTTTGATAACATCATACGAAATTGTGCCTGATTTGTCTTCATTATTTGAGGTGTTTCAACGCCTGCTGTATCTCCAGAGCCCTCTTTCATCAACTCAAAGGAAACATCAACCTTTTCTTTATACCAGTTATCTTTAAATGTACGAATGATATCTTCCTTAATCTTTTCCTGAACTTTTCCTGCGCTCAGGGGCTCCATACGAATTACAAATAGTGGTGCCGGGGCATTTGTTGAATAAACATTTTTTATGGCACCTTTTACAGACTTAATCCCACGAATCATCGTCACAAAATTTTCTTTACCGATACCCTCTTTCAATTCTATCCGAATCGCTTCATTTCCGATAATACCAACGCTCGGACGGGAGATCGTTTCCTTCAAAGTCTGCTTTATTTCCTGCAAACTCGTTCTTGTACCTTCAATTTTAAGCTTACTTGTAAGTCCCATGGGGGTTTCTTTTGACTGCCCCGTTACAGAAACATTACTAAACCCCTGCTTATTCAGTTCAAAATTGAGAATAGCAGGATCTATGGGCTCACTTGCTTCCACATCCATGAAAGGCTTAGGCGTCTGCATACCTGCGTCCTGAGCCTGTAATGTTTCAGTAATTTCACCCAAGGTTATTTTAACCTCGTGGAAAACCAGGTTGTCTTTTAGTCCATCCACAACAGAGCCAACCAGTTGCGGGCGTTTTTTAGCGTCTTCCAAACCTGAAATATTCACAATATATTCTCTGGCTTGCTGATTAGCAGGTGTTATCGATACCACATCATCTTCACTATAACCTGCATCTTTCAAGCTTTTTTGAATGGCCACTTCATCCACTGGTTTTTGTAATTCAAGATTAAAAACCAAAGGTTCAATAAAATCAATCCTTC contains:
- a CDS encoding LysM peptidoglycan-binding domain-containing protein; translated protein: MKRDVQVGVTLGVIILAIIGVFLSTRTSVKEPSIPIPEAEEEAQIGALDISELSPELQSASRESLQETTTSLQGTDERTEQKASVVTNTMKIDEQTAEKEDNIVEGEWKKAKEKEPVNVAANDTKAEAVSDQEDWKDVPAGDGKTISKFKMHKVQYSDSLRKIARKYYGDESKWLLIFNANQDKIQDRNSLRIGTELVIPAEKTAIQKTKAEIKTEITTPTLSQVIEVEDAKPTVRKHIIQQGDSLYTLATKYYSDGSKWNKIFDANRKTLKDQKSLKIGQELVIPDL